One window of Hylemonella gracilis genomic DNA carries:
- a CDS encoding anthranilate synthase component II — MKLLMIDNYDSFTYNLVQYFGELGAEVEVFRNDEITVEGVAQRQPERLVISPGPCSPTEAGISIAAIRYFAGRLPILGVCLGHQSMGAAFGGKVVRARQLMHGKTSEITTTRQGVFAGLPEKFTVNRYHSLAIERASCPPDLEVTAWTEDGEIMGLRHKTLDVEGVQFHPESILTEHGHAMLKNFLERRAP, encoded by the coding sequence ATGAAACTCCTGATGATCGACAACTACGACAGCTTCACCTACAACCTGGTTCAGTATTTTGGCGAACTCGGTGCCGAGGTCGAGGTGTTCCGCAACGACGAGATCACCGTGGAAGGTGTGGCGCAGCGCCAGCCCGAGCGGCTCGTGATTTCGCCCGGGCCCTGCTCGCCGACGGAGGCCGGTATCTCCATCGCGGCCATCCGGTACTTCGCTGGCAGGCTGCCGATTCTGGGGGTCTGCCTGGGGCACCAGAGTATGGGCGCGGCCTTCGGTGGCAAGGTGGTCCGGGCGCGCCAGCTCATGCACGGCAAGACCAGCGAGATCACGACCACGCGGCAGGGCGTGTTCGCGGGCCTGCCGGAGAAGTTCACCGTCAACCGATACCACTCGCTGGCCATCGAGCGCGCGAGCTGCCCGCCCGATCTGGAAGTGACGGCCTGGACCGAGGACGGAGAAATCATGGGCCTGCGCCACAAAACGCTGGACGTGGAGGGCGTGCAGTTCCACCCCGAGTCCATCCTGACGGAACACGGGCACGCCATGCTGAAGAACTTCCTGGAGCGACGCGCGCCATGA
- the apaG gene encoding Co2+/Mg2+ efflux protein ApaG, producing the protein MSAPTDILIETQPRHLPEQSDPARGIYAFAYTITITNRGDVAAQLISRSWNVNDANGHTEKVRGLGVVGQQPLLKPGMRFEYTSGARLRTPTGTMHGSYFFVTEEGERFDVDIPLFVLDALSTGGGQRTLH; encoded by the coding sequence ATGTCCGCCCCCACCGACATCCTGATCGAAACCCAGCCGCGCCACCTGCCCGAGCAGTCCGATCCGGCCCGCGGCATCTACGCCTTCGCCTACACGATCACCATCACCAACCGGGGGGACGTGGCCGCGCAGCTCATTTCCCGCAGCTGGAACGTGAACGACGCCAACGGCCACACCGAGAAAGTGCGGGGCCTGGGCGTGGTGGGCCAGCAACCGCTGCTCAAACCCGGCATGCGTTTCGAATACACCAGCGGCGCGCGGCTGCGCACGCCCACCGGCACCATGCATGGCAGCTATTTCTTCGTGACGGAGGAGGGCGAGCGCTTTGACGTGGACATCCCGCTCTTCGTGCTCGACGCCTTGAGCACGGGCGGTGGCCAACGCACCCTGCACTGA
- the gshB gene encoding glutathione synthase: MKLLFIADPLESFKTYKDSTYAMMREAARRGHPLAVCEPRHLRWVSDGQVGGPVRAQVRDITLTGDADAWFRETAVREAALRDFDAVLMRKDPPFDSEYFYATHLLEQAEREGARVYNKARALRDHPEKLAILEFPQFITPTLVTREAQAVRAFHAEHGDIILKPLDGMGGMGIFRVKDDGLNLGSIIETLNKDGVQTLMVQKFIPAIAQGDKRILVIGGVPVPHALARIPQGGEVRGNLAAGGKGVAQPLTARDREIAETLGPILAARGLLLVGLDVIGEQLTEINVTSPTCFREISDQSGFDVAKRFVDALEAAVAAA, from the coding sequence ATGAAGCTCCTGTTCATCGCCGACCCGCTTGAATCCTTCAAGACCTACAAAGACAGTACCTACGCCATGATGCGCGAGGCGGCCCGCCGGGGCCACCCGCTGGCAGTCTGTGAGCCACGTCATCTGCGCTGGGTGTCCGACGGCCAGGTGGGTGGTCCGGTGCGGGCGCAGGTGCGCGACATCACGCTGACCGGTGATGCCGATGCCTGGTTCCGCGAGACTGCGGTGCGCGAAGCCGCCCTGCGTGACTTCGATGCCGTTCTGATGCGCAAGGACCCGCCCTTCGACAGCGAGTATTTCTACGCCACCCACCTGCTGGAGCAGGCCGAGCGCGAGGGCGCGCGGGTCTACAACAAGGCGCGCGCCCTGCGTGACCATCCGGAGAAACTGGCCATCCTGGAGTTCCCGCAGTTCATCACGCCGACCTTGGTGACCCGTGAGGCCCAGGCCGTGCGCGCCTTCCATGCCGAGCACGGCGACATCATCCTCAAGCCGCTGGATGGCATGGGCGGCATGGGCATCTTCCGCGTCAAGGACGATGGCCTGAATCTGGGCAGCATCATCGAGACACTGAACAAGGACGGCGTGCAGACCCTGATGGTGCAGAAATTCATTCCCGCCATCGCCCAGGGTGACAAGCGCATTCTCGTGATCGGTGGCGTGCCGGTGCCGCATGCCCTGGCACGCATCCCGCAAGGCGGGGAGGTGCGGGGCAACCTGGCGGCTGGTGGCAAGGGGGTGGCGCAGCCGCTGACGGCGCGCGACCGCGAAATCGCCGAAACGCTGGGGCCCATCCTCGCGGCGCGAGGCCTGCTGCTCGTGGGACTCGATGTGATCGGCGAGCAGTTGACCGAGATCAACGTGACCAGCCCGACCTGCTTTCGGGAAATCAGCGACCAGAGCGGGTTTGACGTGGCCAAGCGCTTCGTCGACGCGCTGGAAGCCGCCGTCGCGGCGGCTTGA
- the lptB gene encoding LPS export ABC transporter ATP-binding protein, whose protein sequence is MSEHHPTPVPSDNPSNTPAEGSTPATPPVDTAAVEPSRLEARHLKKFYGSREAVKDVSLAVRRGEVVGLLGPNGAGKTTSFYMIVGLVRASAGAIDIDGQRVEHLPIHQRARMGLSYLPQEASIFRKLNVEDNVRAVLELQHDEHGKRLKRAEIEHRLTSLLQDLRVEKLRLSPSLALSGGERRRVEIARALATQPRFILLDEPFAGIDPIAVIEIQRIISFLKSRGLGVLITDHNVRETLGICDHAYIISEGRVLAQGTPAEIVNNADVRRVYLGENFKM, encoded by the coding sequence ATGAGTGAACACCACCCCACCCCGGTCCCGTCCGACAACCCGAGCAACACCCCGGCGGAAGGGTCGACGCCTGCGACGCCCCCCGTGGACACCGCCGCAGTGGAACCCAGCCGCCTGGAAGCACGACACCTCAAGAAGTTCTACGGCAGCCGCGAGGCGGTCAAGGACGTCTCGCTCGCCGTGCGCCGTGGCGAAGTCGTCGGTCTGCTCGGCCCCAATGGCGCGGGCAAGACGACCAGCTTCTACATGATCGTCGGCCTGGTGCGCGCCAGCGCAGGCGCCATCGACATCGATGGCCAGCGCGTGGAACACCTGCCCATCCACCAGCGCGCGCGCATGGGCCTGTCCTACCTGCCGCAGGAAGCATCGATCTTCCGCAAGTTGAACGTCGAGGACAATGTGCGCGCCGTGCTGGAGCTGCAGCACGACGAGCACGGCAAGCGCCTGAAACGCGCCGAGATCGAGCACCGTCTTACCAGCCTGCTGCAAGATCTGCGCGTGGAAAAACTGCGCCTGTCGCCTTCGCTCGCGCTCTCAGGCGGCGAGCGACGTCGCGTGGAAATCGCGCGGGCGCTGGCCACGCAGCCGCGCTTCATCCTGCTCGACGAACCCTTCGCGGGCATCGACCCGATCGCGGTGATCGAGATCCAGCGCATCATCAGCTTCCTCAAATCACGTGGCCTGGGCGTGCTCATCACCGACCACAACGTGCGCGAGACGCTGGGCATCTGCGACCACGCCTACATCATCAGCGAAGGCCGCGTGCTGGCCCAGGGCACCCCCGCTGAGATCGTCAACAACGCCGATGTACGCCGCGTGTACCTCGGCGAGAACTTCAAGATGTGA
- the rpe gene encoding ribulose-phosphate 3-epimerase, with protein MSTSERTPYRIAPSILSADFARLGEELKNVIDAGADWIHFDVMDNHYVPNLTFGPMICQALKPHAKRADGTPVPLDVHMMVQPVDALAAAFAEAGADLISFHPDASPHVHRSIQAIKSKGVKAGLTFNPAAPLDVLDWVIEDIDLILIMSVNPGFGGQSFIDSALRKIEAARKRIDACGKDIRLEVDGGIKVDNIRRVADAGADTFVAGSAIFGKPDYKTVVDAMRRALA; from the coding sequence ATGAGCACCTCCGAACGCACGCCCTACCGCATCGCCCCGTCCATCCTGTCGGCCGACTTCGCCCGCCTGGGCGAGGAACTGAAGAACGTCATCGACGCCGGCGCGGACTGGATCCATTTCGACGTGATGGACAACCATTACGTGCCCAACCTGACCTTCGGCCCCATGATCTGCCAGGCCCTCAAGCCCCATGCGAAACGTGCGGACGGTACGCCCGTGCCGCTGGACGTGCACATGATGGTGCAGCCGGTCGACGCCCTGGCGGCCGCCTTCGCCGAGGCCGGCGCGGACCTGATCAGCTTTCACCCCGACGCCTCCCCCCATGTGCATCGCAGCATCCAGGCGATCAAGAGCAAGGGCGTGAAGGCCGGCCTGACCTTCAACCCCGCCGCGCCGCTGGACGTGCTGGACTGGGTGATCGAGGACATCGACCTCATCCTGATCATGAGCGTCAACCCGGGCTTTGGCGGGCAAAGTTTCATCGACTCGGCGCTGCGCAAGATCGAAGCCGCGCGCAAGCGCATCGATGCCTGCGGCAAGGACATCCGCCTGGAAGTGGACGGCGGCATCAAAGTCGACAACATCCGCCGCGTGGCCGATGCCGGGGCGGATACTTTCGTCGCCGGCAGCGCCATCTTCGGAAAGCCGGACTACAAGACCGTGGTGGATGCCATGCGCCGGGCCCTGGCTTAG
- the trpE gene encoding anthranilate synthase component I: MITELEFKSLVQAGYNRIPLIAEAFADLETPLSLYLKLAHVQDGGRNSFLLESVVGGERFGRYSFIGLPAHVWLRSSGFGAQAHTEVLRDGHVIETARGNPLDFITAYQQRFKVALTPGLPRFCGGLAGYFGYDVVRHIEKKLEDSCPPDTLGMPDILLLQCEELAVIDNLSGKLYLIVYVDPAQAEAYTAGKRRLRELRERLRQPASAPPITALAPSAHHPAEREFAKADYLRAVERAKELIAAGDFMQVQVGQRISKKFESHPLSLYRALRTLNPSPYMYYYDFGDSQVVGASPEILVRQEEVTVSGATPGLAQKITIRPLAGTRPRGATPEADLAAEQELVNDPKERAEHVMLIDLARNDIGRIARIGSVKVTEAFAVERYSHVMHIVSNVEGLLQGGMDSMDVLKATFPAGTLTGAPKVHAMELIDQLEPSKRGLYGGACGYLSYAGDMDLAIAIRTGVVKGGRLYVQAAAGVVADSVPELEWKETEAKARALLRAAELVEEGLE; encoded by the coding sequence TTGATCACCGAACTTGAATTCAAAAGCCTGGTTCAGGCTGGCTACAACCGTATTCCGCTCATCGCCGAGGCTTTTGCCGACCTCGAAACACCGCTCTCGCTCTACCTCAAGCTGGCCCATGTCCAGGACGGCGGGCGCAACAGCTTTCTGCTGGAGTCCGTCGTCGGCGGCGAGCGTTTCGGCCGCTACAGCTTCATCGGCCTGCCCGCGCACGTCTGGCTGCGCAGCAGCGGTTTCGGCGCGCAGGCGCACACCGAGGTCTTGCGCGACGGGCACGTGATCGAAACCGCCCGCGGCAACCCGCTGGACTTCATCACCGCCTACCAGCAGCGCTTCAAGGTCGCGCTGACGCCGGGCTTGCCGCGCTTCTGCGGCGGCCTGGCTGGTTATTTCGGCTACGACGTCGTGCGCCACATTGAGAAGAAGCTCGAGGATTCCTGTCCGCCCGACACCCTGGGCATGCCCGACATCCTGCTGCTGCAGTGTGAGGAACTGGCCGTCATTGACAACCTGTCGGGCAAGCTCTACCTCATCGTGTACGTCGACCCGGCCCAAGCCGAGGCCTACACGGCGGGCAAGCGCCGCCTGCGCGAATTGCGCGAGCGCCTGCGCCAGCCCGCCAGCGCGCCGCCGATCACGGCGCTGGCACCCAGTGCCCACCATCCAGCTGAACGTGAATTCGCCAAGGCCGACTACCTGAGGGCCGTCGAGCGCGCCAAGGAACTGATCGCCGCTGGCGACTTCATGCAGGTGCAGGTGGGCCAGCGCATCAGCAAGAAATTCGAGTCGCACCCGCTCTCGCTGTATCGCGCGCTGCGCACGCTCAATCCCTCGCCGTATATGTATTACTACGACTTCGGCGACAGCCAGGTCGTGGGCGCTTCGCCCGAGATCCTGGTGCGACAGGAGGAGGTGACCGTGTCGGGCGCGACGCCTGGTCTGGCGCAGAAGATCACGATCCGCCCGCTTGCCGGCACGCGTCCGCGTGGCGCCACGCCCGAGGCCGACCTGGCCGCCGAGCAGGAGCTTGTCAACGACCCCAAGGAGCGTGCCGAGCATGTGATGCTCATCGACCTGGCGCGCAACGACATCGGGCGCATCGCCCGCATTGGCAGCGTCAAGGTGACCGAGGCCTTCGCGGTGGAGCGTTACAGCCACGTCATGCACATCGTCAGCAACGTCGAGGGCCTGCTCCAGGGCGGCATGGACAGCATGGATGTGCTGAAAGCCACTTTCCCGGCAGGCACGCTGACGGGCGCGCCCAAAGTGCACGCGATGGAACTGATCGACCAGTTGGAGCCGAGCAAGCGCGGCCTCTATGGCGGGGCTTGCGGTTACCTGAGCTACGCGGGCGACATGGACCTGGCCATCGCCATCCGCACCGGCGTGGTCAAGGGCGGGCGGCTCTATGTCCAGGCCGCTGCGGGCGTCGTGGCCGATTCCGTGCCCGAGCTGGAGTGGAAGGAAACCGAGGCCAAGGCGCGTGCGCTCTTGCGCGCCGCCGAGCTGGTTGAAGAAGGTCTGGAGTGA
- the thiL gene encoding thiamine-phosphate kinase, protein MALGEFELIARYFQRNAAPRNPAVALGIGDDCALLQATPGLANALPTDAQLAISTDMLVEGQHFFADVDPAALGHKALAVNLSDLAACGAQPLAFTLALALPDSNAARLNWIDAFTRGLFALADAHGCTLMGGDTTRGPLNICITALGAVPTAQGRSQALLRSGAKPGDDLWVSGTLGDARLALLALKAQHGDRSPGAPRWLQLPPEVLKLARTRLERPTPRVGLGLALRGIASACMDLSDGLVGDLQHILEASRCGARLLAPVLSDLLASHRLNSTALTPPERLSLALSGGDDYELLFTAPATRREAVVAAAGVADTPVTRIGQIEVQEGLRVVDAQGQRLAGRFASFDHFA, encoded by the coding sequence ATGGCCCTCGGTGAATTCGAGCTGATCGCGCGCTACTTCCAGCGCAACGCCGCCCCGCGCAACCCGGCCGTGGCGTTGGGCATCGGCGACGACTGCGCCCTGCTGCAAGCGACGCCCGGCCTGGCCAACGCGCTGCCGACGGACGCGCAACTGGCCATCAGCACCGACATGCTGGTTGAAGGCCAGCACTTCTTCGCCGACGTCGATCCCGCGGCGCTGGGCCACAAGGCCCTGGCCGTCAACCTCAGCGACCTGGCCGCCTGCGGTGCCCAGCCCCTGGCCTTCACGCTCGCGCTGGCGCTGCCGGACAGCAACGCCGCGCGCCTGAACTGGATCGACGCCTTCACCCGCGGCCTGTTCGCCCTGGCCGACGCCCATGGCTGCACGCTGATGGGCGGCGACACCACGCGCGGCCCGCTCAACATCTGCATCACGGCGTTGGGCGCGGTGCCCACGGCGCAGGGCCGCAGCCAGGCCCTGCTGCGCTCGGGCGCGAAGCCGGGTGACGACCTCTGGGTCAGCGGCACGCTGGGCGACGCGCGGCTGGCGCTGCTGGCACTCAAGGCCCAGCATGGCGACCGCAGCCCCGGGGCACCCCGCTGGCTGCAACTGCCACCCGAGGTGCTGAAACTGGCACGCACCCGTCTGGAACGCCCGACGCCACGCGTGGGTCTGGGGCTGGCACTGCGCGGCATCGCCAGCGCCTGCATGGACCTGAGCGATGGCCTGGTGGGCGACCTGCAGCACATCCTGGAGGCCTCACGCTGCGGCGCCCGCCTGCTCGCCCCTGTGTTGAGCGACTTGCTGGCCTCGCACCGCCTGAACAGCACGGCGCTGACACCGCCCGAACGCCTCAGCCTCGCCTTGTCAGGCGGAGATGACTACGAATTGCTGTTCACTGCGCCGGCCACGCGGCGCGAAGCCGTGGTGGCGGCGGCCGGGGTCGCCGACACCCCAGTCACCCGCATCGGCCAGATCGAGGTACAGGAAGGTTTGCGTGTCGTGGACGCCCAGGGCCAACGGCTGGCCGGGCGCTTCGCCTCCTTCGACCATTTCGCATGA
- a CDS encoding EAL domain-containing protein has translation MRLALYFVLLAVGAVAWLQSRQQIRLEQVRQADAEIIRAAASQEMLAQRLRLQLTRLQARLDPAEVSIEALNDIAHLTQTQAMALDNLLAGQGEVAGGAVPKQARSLRQTIARWQEQRERVWYRTQSLLWHVDDPDPARRERAIARVQTELDAFTGTLQGLGAELQGAAEQRAAETLRGIRASFIITLLLLLLLLLGVAEPLVRFVRAQNARLRRQTEQRRQLALVAERTANWVAMLDGAGRVLWCNDAFLRGKGLPREQVIGDQGVLLGQGDDDEARAAVLLEELSEGRAVRAELQHRAADRREVWLDVDYQPIRDAQGEHLGCTVVATDITEAKSQRLRLRALIDAVPVGVVLQDLDGKVLDCNVLAAEMLGLSVDALVGRVGLSGLGVSAVRADMTPYPQDDRPTVRTLRTGQPLRGESIGIVLPGAPVRWLLTNTQPLRDAAGRMTGVASSVIDVTEQRDQQQLLSIAVESAALGVWQWDFASGRLEVNERFYALLGYASGSLELTARTLVDLIHPEDFDAMSRALRANLRDSRRPVHVQMRVRHADGRWRWMLFSGTVVSRDGRGRAARMAGVCYDVSAQKELEEQLRQSARIDSLTHLPNRAELLRRIRAALERARKESGYGFAVLFMDFDRFKQVNDTLGHSAGDELLRQIAGRLQESLRAGDAFVQASDIDVLTGQPTQQLAARIGGDEFVVLLDNIRSDQDAQVVATRLLQTLAEPYEIGGHRVSSTASIGIVTPTHMADDPDSVLRDADIAMYEAKRQGRGRYELFEPSLRKRVHDDAELENDLRQALARDEIRVVYQPLIDLTTGRLASVEALARWHHPKRGLISPLAFIPVAEGSGLIGPLGERVLRTACHELVRLRQMLGDRAPQTVSVNVSRAQLRQTDFVARLSELLNSTGIGPEALMLEVTESLAAQDEGVQSVLREVSALGVALSLDDFGTGYSSLSCLHALPVNQVKVDRSFVSEALDSNYHRVMIEATIRMAKALHLQTVAEGIETLEQAALMQYLGINKGQGYLYSHPLNAGELEAWAGNLAARP, from the coding sequence GTGCGGCTGGCGCTTTATTTCGTGCTCCTGGCCGTCGGCGCCGTGGCCTGGCTGCAGAGCCGCCAGCAGATCCGCCTGGAGCAGGTGCGGCAGGCGGATGCCGAAATCATCCGCGCGGCCGCCTCGCAGGAAATGCTGGCGCAGCGCCTGCGTCTGCAACTCACGCGGCTGCAGGCAAGACTGGATCCGGCCGAGGTCAGCATCGAGGCCTTGAACGACATCGCGCACCTCACCCAGACCCAGGCCATGGCGCTGGACAACCTGCTCGCCGGGCAGGGCGAGGTCGCGGGGGGTGCGGTCCCCAAGCAGGCAAGAAGCTTGCGGCAGACCATCGCACGTTGGCAGGAACAGCGCGAGCGGGTCTGGTACCGCACGCAGTCCCTGCTCTGGCACGTGGATGACCCGGATCCGGCGCGGCGCGAGCGGGCCATCGCGCGCGTGCAGACCGAGCTGGACGCCTTCACGGGCACGCTGCAGGGACTGGGCGCGGAGTTGCAGGGGGCCGCCGAACAACGCGCGGCCGAAACCCTGCGGGGGATTCGGGCCTCCTTCATCATCACCCTCTTGCTGCTTCTGCTTCTGCTGCTGGGCGTGGCCGAGCCGTTGGTGCGTTTCGTGCGCGCGCAGAACGCCCGCCTGCGTCGCCAGACCGAGCAGCGCCGCCAGCTTGCCTTGGTGGCCGAGCGCACGGCCAACTGGGTGGCCATGCTCGATGGCGCGGGTCGGGTACTCTGGTGCAACGATGCCTTCCTGCGTGGCAAGGGACTGCCGCGTGAGCAGGTCATCGGGGATCAGGGGGTATTGCTGGGACAGGGCGACGACGACGAGGCCCGTGCGGCCGTCCTGCTGGAGGAGCTGAGCGAGGGACGGGCGGTGCGCGCCGAGCTGCAGCATCGGGCCGCGGACAGACGGGAAGTCTGGCTCGACGTGGACTACCAACCCATCCGCGATGCCCAGGGCGAGCACCTCGGCTGCACCGTCGTGGCGACCGACATCACCGAAGCCAAGAGCCAGCGCCTGCGCCTGCGTGCGTTGATTGACGCCGTGCCGGTGGGCGTGGTGTTGCAGGATCTGGACGGCAAGGTACTGGATTGCAATGTGCTGGCCGCCGAGATGCTGGGACTGTCGGTGGACGCGCTGGTGGGGCGTGTGGGGTTGTCGGGCCTTGGCGTTTCCGCCGTGCGTGCCGACATGACGCCCTACCCGCAGGACGACCGACCGACCGTGCGCACCTTGCGCACGGGCCAGCCCTTGCGCGGAGAGTCGATCGGCATCGTCCTGCCGGGTGCGCCGGTGCGCTGGTTGCTGACCAACACACAGCCCTTGCGCGACGCGGCGGGACGCATGACGGGCGTGGCTTCCAGCGTCATCGACGTGACCGAGCAGCGTGATCAGCAGCAGTTGCTGTCCATCGCGGTGGAGAGCGCCGCGCTCGGTGTCTGGCAATGGGATTTTGCGAGCGGCCGACTGGAAGTGAATGAACGCTTCTACGCCTTGCTGGGTTACGCCAGCGGTTCCCTGGAGCTGACCGCGCGGACCTTGGTCGATTTGATCCATCCGGAAGACTTCGACGCCATGTCGCGGGCCCTGCGCGCGAATCTGCGCGATTCCCGGCGCCCCGTTCATGTGCAGATGCGCGTGCGGCACGCGGACGGCCGCTGGCGCTGGATGCTTTTCTCCGGCACGGTGGTGTCGCGCGACGGCCGGGGCCGGGCCGCGCGCATGGCGGGGGTGTGCTACGACGTCAGCGCGCAGAAGGAGCTGGAAGAGCAGTTGCGTCAGAGCGCGCGCATCGACAGCCTGACGCACCTGCCCAACCGCGCCGAGCTCTTGCGCCGCATCCGCGCCGCGCTGGAGCGCGCCCGCAAGGAATCGGGTTACGGCTTCGCCGTGCTTTTCATGGACTTCGACCGCTTCAAGCAAGTCAATGACACCTTAGGTCACTCGGCCGGAGATGAGCTGCTGCGTCAGATCGCGGGGCGGCTGCAGGAAAGTCTGCGTGCGGGCGATGCCTTCGTCCAGGCCAGCGACATCGACGTGCTGACGGGGCAGCCCACGCAGCAACTGGCGGCGCGCATTGGCGGCGATGAGTTCGTGGTGCTGCTGGACAACATCCGCAGTGACCAGGACGCGCAGGTGGTCGCCACCCGTTTGCTCCAGACCCTGGCCGAGCCTTACGAGATCGGTGGGCACCGCGTCAGTTCGACCGCCAGCATCGGTATCGTCACGCCCACGCACATGGCCGATGACCCGGACAGCGTGCTGCGTGACGCCGACATCGCGATGTACGAAGCCAAGCGTCAGGGGCGCGGACGCTACGAGCTGTTCGAACCCTCCCTGCGCAAGCGCGTGCACGACGACGCGGAGCTGGAGAACGATTTACGCCAGGCCTTGGCCCGCGACGAGATCCGAGTGGTCTACCAGCCCCTGATCGATCTGACCACGGGCCGGCTGGCGAGCGTGGAGGCGCTGGCGCGCTGGCATCATCCCAAGCGCGGCCTGATTTCCCCGCTGGCTTTCATCCCCGTGGCCGAGGGCTCCGGCCTGATCGGCCCGCTGGGCGAGCGCGTGTTGCGCACCGCCTGCCATGAGCTGGTGCGCCTGCGCCAGATGCTGGGCGATCGCGCGCCACAGACAGTGTCGGTCAATGTGTCGCGCGCACAGTTGCGGCAGACCGACTTCGTCGCGCGCCTGTCCGAGCTCTTGAACAGCACGGGCATCGGCCCCGAGGCCCTGATGCTGGAGGTGACCGAAAGCCTGGCCGCGCAGGACGAAGGCGTGCAGAGCGTGCTGCGCGAGGTGAGCGCGCTGGGCGTGGCGCTGTCGCTGGACGATTTCGGCACGGGGTATTCGTCCCTGTCCTGCCTGCACGCCCTGCCCGTGAACCAGGTCAAGGTGGATCGTTCCTTCGTGAGCGAGGCCTTGGACAGCAACTACCACCGCGTGATGATCGAGGCCACGATCCGCATGGCCAAGGCCCTGCACCTGCAGACCGTGGCCGAAGGCATCGAGACCCTGGAGCAGGCCGCGCTGATGCAGTACCTGGGCATCAACAAGGGGCAGGGCTACCTCTACAGCCATCCCCTGAACGCGGGCGAGCTGGAGGCATGGGCCGGGAATCTGGCCGCGCGGCCGTGA
- a CDS encoding LysE family translocator, whose product MNLLDLTSLGIAHLPLFLLAGLLLNLTPGPDVLYITSSALRQGVRAGVVASLGITTGCLVHVSAAALGVGALLAASATAFTVLKWVGAAYLCWTGVKLMLARATDGSGWADGAGMAWSQAPASLRSVYAGGFLTNALNPKVAIFFLAFLPQFIVPEAPHKTLAFLLLGCLFTLGSIPVDIAWALAAAWLARRACVRQGMHWLDRVAGAMFLGFGLRLALSDNPSR is encoded by the coding sequence ATGAACCTGCTTGATCTGACCTCCCTGGGCATCGCGCACCTGCCCCTGTTCCTGCTGGCCGGCCTGCTGCTCAACCTGACGCCCGGGCCGGACGTGCTCTACATCACGAGCAGCGCCCTGCGCCAGGGCGTGCGCGCGGGCGTGGTGGCCAGCCTGGGCATCACGACCGGCTGCCTCGTGCACGTCAGCGCCGCGGCCCTGGGCGTCGGCGCCTTGCTCGCGGCGTCCGCCACGGCCTTCACCGTGCTCAAGTGGGTGGGGGCGGCCTATCTTTGCTGGACGGGTGTGAAGCTCATGCTGGCCCGGGCCACGGACGGTTCTGGGTGGGCTGACGGCGCCGGGATGGCGTGGAGTCAGGCCCCTGCGTCCCTGCGCTCCGTTTACGCGGGCGGTTTCCTGACCAATGCGCTGAACCCCAAGGTGGCGATCTTTTTCCTCGCCTTCCTCCCGCAGTTCATCGTGCCCGAAGCGCCACACAAGACCCTGGCGTTCCTGCTGCTGGGTTGCCTGTTCACGCTCGGCAGCATTCCGGTGGACATCGCCTGGGCGCTGGCTGCGGCCTGGCTGGCCCGCCGGGCCTGCGTACGCCAGGGCATGCATTGGCTCGACCGTGTGGCCGGCGCCATGTTCCTTGGCTTCGGTCTGCGCCTGGCGCTGTCCGACAATCCGTCCCGTTAA
- the lptA gene encoding lipopolysaccharide transport periplasmic protein LptA, which translates to MPPRRSLPRLFPSRLTLTWGGVLLAASLSAGAQTKAASTGSAAAAPVAQAMHIEADALRYDDQRQISVFSGNVVLTRGGITIEGERIEVRQDALGYQYGNITAALGQRARFTQLRDGMDETVIGESNTIEYDGRADVFKLLGDAVLRRLRGGAEADIMSGQVIVYDNLKDNFTIDGTRATGAVPARPSSDTRVRATLSPRATTPSGTPAAAGAAPGPSSSPDLKLREDPRLAPMPARGAR; encoded by the coding sequence ATGCCTCCTCGCCGCTCCCTGCCCCGTCTGTTTCCGTCGCGCCTGACCTTGACCTGGGGTGGCGTTCTGCTGGCCGCCAGCCTGTCGGCCGGCGCCCAGACCAAGGCGGCCAGCACAGGTAGTGCGGCGGCCGCCCCCGTGGCCCAGGCCATGCACATCGAGGCCGATGCCCTGCGCTACGACGACCAGCGCCAGATCAGCGTGTTCAGCGGCAACGTGGTATTGACACGCGGCGGCATCACGATCGAGGGAGAGCGCATCGAAGTGCGTCAGGACGCCCTGGGCTACCAGTACGGCAACATCACCGCCGCGCTCGGGCAACGGGCCCGCTTCACGCAACTGCGCGACGGCATGGACGAGACCGTCATAGGGGAAAGCAACACCATCGAATACGACGGCCGCGCCGACGTGTTCAAGCTGCTTGGCGACGCGGTCCTGCGCCGCCTGCGTGGCGGTGCCGAGGCCGACATCATGAGTGGTCAGGTCATCGTCTACGACAACCTGAAGGACAACTTCACCATCGACGGCACGCGCGCGACCGGCGCCGTGCCCGCGCGGCCCAGCTCCGACACCCGGGTGCGTGCCACCCTGTCCCCGCGAGCCACCACACCATCGGGAACTCCCGCAGCGGCGGGCGCCGCGCCGGGCCCGAGCAGCAGCCCGGACCTGAAACTACGCGAAGACCCGCGCCTTGCCCCGATGCCCGCGCGCGGCGCCCGTTGA